A genomic stretch from Neodiprion fabricii isolate iyNeoFabr1 chromosome 3, iyNeoFabr1.1, whole genome shotgun sequence includes:
- the LOC124177277 gene encoding 5-oxoprolinase isoform X1: MVVEDKFGFAIDRGGTFTDVYAECPGGKVRVMKLLSVDPSNYEDAPREGIRRILEQETGVPMDGAVDTSKIAWIRMGTTVATNALLERKGARMALLVNEGFKELLFIGNQARPNIFDLEVVTPEVLYSEVVEVGCRVVPALPGKCQLGDMTRGWKRVKGTTGEEFLVTKELNEQKLKKDLEGLKKKGIESLAVVLAHSYSYAEHEIRVGELASEIGFTEISLSHVVMPMARIVPRGFTAAADAYLTPHIKTYLQGFASGFKNNLEGVNVLFMQSDGGLTPMTSFNGSRAILSGPAGGVVGYAMTTYQKISDLPVIGFDMGGTSTDVSRYAGAFEHVYESTTAGVTIQAAQLDVNTVAAGGGSMLFFRSGLFEVGPQSAGAHPGPACYKKGGPLTVTDANLALGRLLPEYFPKIFGPKENEPLDEAVTVKAFKALTDDINTFLARQACSGTKTEVMSVEEVAMGFVRVANEAMCRPIRALTQAKGYDTSRHVLACFGGAGGQHACAIARSLGMGTVFVHKYAGILSAYGMALADVVEEVQEPSVEAYEEGEAFNRLDERFEAMTKKVRARLRDQGFPETSIFTEPFLHLRYEGTDCALMCTPKTGKSGTAQGDFLATFLERYQTEFGFTMPGRKVFVDDIRVRGVGKTVVSEESALPDSSGIPTPEKTTRVYFEGGYQDTNVYQLHALAPGHTLFGPAIIMDGLGTLLIEPNCSAVITSRGDTMIKIGAARRSEVTPELDAIQLSIFSHRFMSIAEQMGRILQRTAISTNIKERLDFSCAVFGPDGGLVSNAPHIPVHLGAMQETVQYQIKAFEGRFTPGDVILANHPSAGGSHLPDLTVITPVFHAGSENPVFFVASRGHHADIGGITPGSMPPNSTTLLQEGATFKSFLLVHKGIFREKELTEKLMEPGKIPGSSGTRNLADNLSDLRAQIAANHKGTLLVNELIDIYGLDVVQAYMGHIQNYAEVAVREMLKEVGLRTLQQTGATTLFAHDYLDDGSEIRLHVDIDVERGEALFDFTGTGYEVWGNCNAPRAITLSALIYCLRSIVGRDMPLNQGCLKPVRVIIPKGSLLDPSEDAAVVGGNVLTSQRVVDVVLAAFKACAASQGCMNNVTLGTKKWGYYETVAGGSGAGPTWDGRGGVHSHMTNTRITDPEILEQRYPLILKKFTLREGTGGSGAHRGGDGVIREILFRAPMTLSVLTERRVHNPPGLEGGLPGARGKNTLKKADGRGINLGPKTAVPVCPGDIFTLETPGGGGYGAPSSNEFLNGAKKTATEKFVERGSVYEYRKVQESV; the protein is encoded by the exons ATGGTCGTCGAGGATAAATTCGGGTTCGCCATTGATCGTGGCGGTACCTTCACCGACGTCTACGCGGAATGTCCGGGCGGGAAGGTTCGCGTGATGAAGCTCCTCTCGGTTGATCCCAGCAACTATGAGGACGCACCCCGCGAGGGAATCCGCAGAATCCTCGAGCAG GAAACGGGTGTCCCGATGGACGGCGCTGTTGACACATCGAAGATCGCGTGGATCCGGATGGGGACGACAGTAGCCACAAACGCCCTATTGGAGAGAAAGGGCGCGAGGATGGCGCTTCTGGTTAACGAAGGCTTCAAGGAGCTACTTTTCATCGGAAATCAGGCCCGGCCAAACATTTTTGATCTG GAGGTCGTGACGCCGGAGGTTCTCTATTCCGAGGTGGTTGAGGTGGGTTGTAGGGTGGTTCCGGCTCTGCCAGGAAAATGCCAATTGGGGGACATGACCAGAGGTTGGAAACGCGTCAAGGGTACCACAGGCGAAGAATTTCTGGTAACGAAAGAACTTAACGAGCAGAAGCTCAAGAAGGACCTcgaaggtttgaaaaaaaagggaatcGAAAGTCTGGCTGTGGTCTTGGCGCACAGTTATTC aTACGCTGAGCATGAGATTCGCGTCGGTGAGCTTGCCAGTGAAATAGGTTTCACTGAAATATCTCTTTCACACGTTGTGATGCCTATGGCCAGAATTGTTCCCCGCGGATTCACTGCCGCAGCCGATGCTTACCTCACTCCTCACATAAAGACTTACTTGCAG GGTTTCGCTTCTGgcttcaaaaataatttggaaGGAGTGAACGTCCTTTTTATGCAGAGTGACGGTGGACTGACACCGATGACGTC CTTTAACGGGTCTCGAGCAATTCTTTCCGGTCCAGCTGGCGGGGTTGTTGGATACGCAATGACGACGTACCAAAAAATAAGTGACCTTCCAGTGATCGGGTTCGACATGGGAGGGACGTCGACCGACGTCAGTCGATACGCTGGGGCCTTCGAACACGTCTACGAGAGCACCACTGCGGGAGTGACGATCCAGGCAGCGCAG CTAGACGTGAATACAGTGGCAGCTGGAGGTGGTTCGATGTTGTTTTTCAGATCGGGACTCTTTGAAGTCGGGCCACAAAGTGCTGGCGCTCACCCCGGGCCTGCCTGCTACAAGAAAGGCGGTCCGCTCACGGTTACCGATGCCAATTTGGCGCTGGGACGCCTGCTGCCGGAGTATTTCCCAAAGATCTTCGGGCCTAAAGAGAACGAGCCTCTTGACGAGGCTGTCACGGTGAAGGCATTCAAAGCCCTCACTGACGAC ATCAACACATTCCTGGCAAGGCAAGCCTGTTCCGGGACCAAAACTGAGGTTATGAGTGTTGAGGAGGTGGCGATGGGGTTTGTGAGGGTGGCAAACGAAGCGATGTGTCGTCCCATTCGGGCCCTCACCCAGGCCAAAGGCTACGATACATCGCGGCACGTTCTTGCCTGTTTCGGAGGTGCTGGAGGACAGCATGCTTGTGCCATAGCACGTTCCCTCGGTATGGGAACCGTTTTTGTTCACAAGTACGCTGGGATTTTATCCGCCTACGGAATGGCGCTGGCTGATGTGGTCGAGGAGGTCCAAGAACCCAGCGTTGAGGCGTATGAGGAAG GGGAGGCCTTCAATCGATTGGACGAGCGATTCGAAGCTATGACGAAGAAGGTACGAGCACGACTAAGAGACCAAGGATTCCCGGAGACTTCCATTTTCACCGAGCCCTTCCTACACCTACGGTACGAAGGCACAGATTGTGCCCTCATGTGCACCCCGAAGACTGGGAAATCGGGAACAGCTCAGGGTGATTTTCTAGCTACATTTCTTGAGAG gTATCAGACAGAGTTCGGTTTTACGATGCCTGGTCGAAAGGTGTTCGTCGATGATATTAGAGTCCGTGGAGTGGGCAAAACAGTTGTTTCCGAAGAGTCAGCCCTACCGGATTCGTCTGGAATTCCTACGCCGGAAAAG ACTACCCGAGTGTACTTCGAGGGTGGGTATCAAGACACCAACGTCTATCAGCTGCACGCTCTGGCACCCGGACACACTCTTTTTGGTCCCGCCATTATCATGGATGGCCTTGGTACTCTACTGATCGAACCGAATTGCTCGGCGGTCATTACGTCGCGCGGAGACACGATGATCAAGATTGGAGCTGCTCGTCGCAGCGAAGTTACACCAGAGCTAGATGCGATTCAGTTGAGTATTTTCTCCCACCGTTTTATGAGCATCGCTGAGCAAATGGGAAG GATACTTCAGAGAACTGCGATATCGACGAACATCAAGGAACGTCTCGATTTTTCTTGTGCGGTATTCGGTCCGGATGGTGGTCTCGTCTCCAACGCTCCTCACATTCCAGTGCATCTTGGTGCTATGCAAGAGACTGTTCAATATCAG ATAAAGGCGTTCGAGGGTCGCTTCACTCCCGGTGACGTGATCCTGGCCAATCATCCATCCGCCGGTGGTTCTCATCTTCCAGATCTCACAGTCATCACGCCTGTCTTTCACGC CGGCTCAGAGAATCCAGTATTTTTTGTAGCAAGTCGGGGTCATCACGCTGACATCGGAGGAATAACGCCCGGTTCGATGCCACCAAATTCTACTACTCTTCTTCAG GAAGGTGCGACCTTTAAAAGTTTCTTGCTAGTTCACAAGGGGATCTTCAGAGAAAAGGAGTTGACTGAGAAACTGATGGAGCCTGGAAAGATTCCAGGCAGTTCAGGAACTCGGAACTTGGCTGACAATCTCAGTGATCTGAGGGCACAGATTGCAGCCAATCACAAG GGTACGCTTCTCGTAAACGAACTCATTGACATTTATGGGCTAGACGTGGTCCAGGCGTACATGGGGCACATTCAGAACTACGCCGAAGTCGCGGTTCGGGAAATGTTGAAGGAGGTCGGACTGAGGACACTACAGCAAACAGGAGCCACGACGCTCTTCGCCCATGACTATCTCGACGACGGTAGCGAGATACGACTCCACGTTGATATAGATGTGGAGCGTGGCGAGGCGCTCTTCGATTTCAC TGGAACGGGTTACGAAGTATGGGGAAACTGCAACGCTCCACGAGCTATCACTCTCTCAGCGTTGATATACTGTTTGCGGAGTATCGTTGGACGAGACATGCCGCTGAATCAG GGCTGTCTGAAACCGGTACGAGTTATCATCCCCAAGGGGTCCTTGCTCGATCCTTCCGAGGACGCGGCGGTAGTTGGTGGGAACGTCCTGACATCCCAACGCGTTGTCGACGTTGTACTCGCCGCCTTTAAGGCCTGCGCTGCCTCTCAGGGTTGCATGAACAACGTCACACTTGGGACCAAGAAATGGGGCTATTACGAAACCGTAGCTGGCGGCAGTGGAGCG GGGCCGACTTGGGATGGCCGAGGCGGAGTTCACTCGCACATGACGAACACGCGAATCACAGACCCGGAGATTTTGGAGCAGCGGTACCCGCTTATCCTGAAGAAATTCACTTTGCGCGAGGGCACGGGGGGGTCCGGAGCTCACAGGGGTGGTGACGGAGTAATTCGAGAGATTCTCTTTAGGGCTCCGATGACGTTGTCAGTACTGACGGAGCGGCGGGTTCACAATCCACCGGGTCTTGAGGGTGGACTACCCGGTGCCCGTGGAAAGAACACTTTGAAGAAGGCTGACGGTCGCGGCATTAACCTCGGGCCGAAGACGGCAGTTCCCGTTTGCCCTGGG GATATCTTCACCCTGGAAACACCAGGCGGCGGAGGCTACGGCGCGCCAAGTTCCAACGAGTTTTTAAATGGCGCCAAGAAGACTGCGACGGAAAAGTTTGTCGAACGTGGAAGCGTTTACGAGTACCGAAAGGTCCAAGAATCTGTCTAA
- the LOC124177277 gene encoding 5-oxoprolinase isoform X2: MQRMPIHETGVPMDGAVDTSKIAWIRMGTTVATNALLERKGARMALLVNEGFKELLFIGNQARPNIFDLEVVTPEVLYSEVVEVGCRVVPALPGKCQLGDMTRGWKRVKGTTGEEFLVTKELNEQKLKKDLEGLKKKGIESLAVVLAHSYSYAEHEIRVGELASEIGFTEISLSHVVMPMARIVPRGFTAAADAYLTPHIKTYLQGFASGFKNNLEGVNVLFMQSDGGLTPMTSFNGSRAILSGPAGGVVGYAMTTYQKISDLPVIGFDMGGTSTDVSRYAGAFEHVYESTTAGVTIQAAQLDVNTVAAGGGSMLFFRSGLFEVGPQSAGAHPGPACYKKGGPLTVTDANLALGRLLPEYFPKIFGPKENEPLDEAVTVKAFKALTDDINTFLARQACSGTKTEVMSVEEVAMGFVRVANEAMCRPIRALTQAKGYDTSRHVLACFGGAGGQHACAIARSLGMGTVFVHKYAGILSAYGMALADVVEEVQEPSVEAYEEGEAFNRLDERFEAMTKKVRARLRDQGFPETSIFTEPFLHLRYEGTDCALMCTPKTGKSGTAQGDFLATFLERYQTEFGFTMPGRKVFVDDIRVRGVGKTVVSEESALPDSSGIPTPEKTTRVYFEGGYQDTNVYQLHALAPGHTLFGPAIIMDGLGTLLIEPNCSAVITSRGDTMIKIGAARRSEVTPELDAIQLSIFSHRFMSIAEQMGRILQRTAISTNIKERLDFSCAVFGPDGGLVSNAPHIPVHLGAMQETVQYQIKAFEGRFTPGDVILANHPSAGGSHLPDLTVITPVFHAGSENPVFFVASRGHHADIGGITPGSMPPNSTTLLQEGATFKSFLLVHKGIFREKELTEKLMEPGKIPGSSGTRNLADNLSDLRAQIAANHKGTLLVNELIDIYGLDVVQAYMGHIQNYAEVAVREMLKEVGLRTLQQTGATTLFAHDYLDDGSEIRLHVDIDVERGEALFDFTGTGYEVWGNCNAPRAITLSALIYCLRSIVGRDMPLNQGCLKPVRVIIPKGSLLDPSEDAAVVGGNVLTSQRVVDVVLAAFKACAASQGCMNNVTLGTKKWGYYETVAGGSGAGPTWDGRGGVHSHMTNTRITDPEILEQRYPLILKKFTLREGTGGSGAHRGGDGVIREILFRAPMTLSVLTERRVHNPPGLEGGLPGARGKNTLKKADGRGINLGPKTAVPVCPGDIFTLETPGGGGYGAPSSNEFLNGAKKTATEKFVERGSVYEYRKVQESV; this comes from the exons ATGCAGAGGATGCCGATTCAT GAAACGGGTGTCCCGATGGACGGCGCTGTTGACACATCGAAGATCGCGTGGATCCGGATGGGGACGACAGTAGCCACAAACGCCCTATTGGAGAGAAAGGGCGCGAGGATGGCGCTTCTGGTTAACGAAGGCTTCAAGGAGCTACTTTTCATCGGAAATCAGGCCCGGCCAAACATTTTTGATCTG GAGGTCGTGACGCCGGAGGTTCTCTATTCCGAGGTGGTTGAGGTGGGTTGTAGGGTGGTTCCGGCTCTGCCAGGAAAATGCCAATTGGGGGACATGACCAGAGGTTGGAAACGCGTCAAGGGTACCACAGGCGAAGAATTTCTGGTAACGAAAGAACTTAACGAGCAGAAGCTCAAGAAGGACCTcgaaggtttgaaaaaaaagggaatcGAAAGTCTGGCTGTGGTCTTGGCGCACAGTTATTC aTACGCTGAGCATGAGATTCGCGTCGGTGAGCTTGCCAGTGAAATAGGTTTCACTGAAATATCTCTTTCACACGTTGTGATGCCTATGGCCAGAATTGTTCCCCGCGGATTCACTGCCGCAGCCGATGCTTACCTCACTCCTCACATAAAGACTTACTTGCAG GGTTTCGCTTCTGgcttcaaaaataatttggaaGGAGTGAACGTCCTTTTTATGCAGAGTGACGGTGGACTGACACCGATGACGTC CTTTAACGGGTCTCGAGCAATTCTTTCCGGTCCAGCTGGCGGGGTTGTTGGATACGCAATGACGACGTACCAAAAAATAAGTGACCTTCCAGTGATCGGGTTCGACATGGGAGGGACGTCGACCGACGTCAGTCGATACGCTGGGGCCTTCGAACACGTCTACGAGAGCACCACTGCGGGAGTGACGATCCAGGCAGCGCAG CTAGACGTGAATACAGTGGCAGCTGGAGGTGGTTCGATGTTGTTTTTCAGATCGGGACTCTTTGAAGTCGGGCCACAAAGTGCTGGCGCTCACCCCGGGCCTGCCTGCTACAAGAAAGGCGGTCCGCTCACGGTTACCGATGCCAATTTGGCGCTGGGACGCCTGCTGCCGGAGTATTTCCCAAAGATCTTCGGGCCTAAAGAGAACGAGCCTCTTGACGAGGCTGTCACGGTGAAGGCATTCAAAGCCCTCACTGACGAC ATCAACACATTCCTGGCAAGGCAAGCCTGTTCCGGGACCAAAACTGAGGTTATGAGTGTTGAGGAGGTGGCGATGGGGTTTGTGAGGGTGGCAAACGAAGCGATGTGTCGTCCCATTCGGGCCCTCACCCAGGCCAAAGGCTACGATACATCGCGGCACGTTCTTGCCTGTTTCGGAGGTGCTGGAGGACAGCATGCTTGTGCCATAGCACGTTCCCTCGGTATGGGAACCGTTTTTGTTCACAAGTACGCTGGGATTTTATCCGCCTACGGAATGGCGCTGGCTGATGTGGTCGAGGAGGTCCAAGAACCCAGCGTTGAGGCGTATGAGGAAG GGGAGGCCTTCAATCGATTGGACGAGCGATTCGAAGCTATGACGAAGAAGGTACGAGCACGACTAAGAGACCAAGGATTCCCGGAGACTTCCATTTTCACCGAGCCCTTCCTACACCTACGGTACGAAGGCACAGATTGTGCCCTCATGTGCACCCCGAAGACTGGGAAATCGGGAACAGCTCAGGGTGATTTTCTAGCTACATTTCTTGAGAG gTATCAGACAGAGTTCGGTTTTACGATGCCTGGTCGAAAGGTGTTCGTCGATGATATTAGAGTCCGTGGAGTGGGCAAAACAGTTGTTTCCGAAGAGTCAGCCCTACCGGATTCGTCTGGAATTCCTACGCCGGAAAAG ACTACCCGAGTGTACTTCGAGGGTGGGTATCAAGACACCAACGTCTATCAGCTGCACGCTCTGGCACCCGGACACACTCTTTTTGGTCCCGCCATTATCATGGATGGCCTTGGTACTCTACTGATCGAACCGAATTGCTCGGCGGTCATTACGTCGCGCGGAGACACGATGATCAAGATTGGAGCTGCTCGTCGCAGCGAAGTTACACCAGAGCTAGATGCGATTCAGTTGAGTATTTTCTCCCACCGTTTTATGAGCATCGCTGAGCAAATGGGAAG GATACTTCAGAGAACTGCGATATCGACGAACATCAAGGAACGTCTCGATTTTTCTTGTGCGGTATTCGGTCCGGATGGTGGTCTCGTCTCCAACGCTCCTCACATTCCAGTGCATCTTGGTGCTATGCAAGAGACTGTTCAATATCAG ATAAAGGCGTTCGAGGGTCGCTTCACTCCCGGTGACGTGATCCTGGCCAATCATCCATCCGCCGGTGGTTCTCATCTTCCAGATCTCACAGTCATCACGCCTGTCTTTCACGC CGGCTCAGAGAATCCAGTATTTTTTGTAGCAAGTCGGGGTCATCACGCTGACATCGGAGGAATAACGCCCGGTTCGATGCCACCAAATTCTACTACTCTTCTTCAG GAAGGTGCGACCTTTAAAAGTTTCTTGCTAGTTCACAAGGGGATCTTCAGAGAAAAGGAGTTGACTGAGAAACTGATGGAGCCTGGAAAGATTCCAGGCAGTTCAGGAACTCGGAACTTGGCTGACAATCTCAGTGATCTGAGGGCACAGATTGCAGCCAATCACAAG GGTACGCTTCTCGTAAACGAACTCATTGACATTTATGGGCTAGACGTGGTCCAGGCGTACATGGGGCACATTCAGAACTACGCCGAAGTCGCGGTTCGGGAAATGTTGAAGGAGGTCGGACTGAGGACACTACAGCAAACAGGAGCCACGACGCTCTTCGCCCATGACTATCTCGACGACGGTAGCGAGATACGACTCCACGTTGATATAGATGTGGAGCGTGGCGAGGCGCTCTTCGATTTCAC TGGAACGGGTTACGAAGTATGGGGAAACTGCAACGCTCCACGAGCTATCACTCTCTCAGCGTTGATATACTGTTTGCGGAGTATCGTTGGACGAGACATGCCGCTGAATCAG GGCTGTCTGAAACCGGTACGAGTTATCATCCCCAAGGGGTCCTTGCTCGATCCTTCCGAGGACGCGGCGGTAGTTGGTGGGAACGTCCTGACATCCCAACGCGTTGTCGACGTTGTACTCGCCGCCTTTAAGGCCTGCGCTGCCTCTCAGGGTTGCATGAACAACGTCACACTTGGGACCAAGAAATGGGGCTATTACGAAACCGTAGCTGGCGGCAGTGGAGCG GGGCCGACTTGGGATGGCCGAGGCGGAGTTCACTCGCACATGACGAACACGCGAATCACAGACCCGGAGATTTTGGAGCAGCGGTACCCGCTTATCCTGAAGAAATTCACTTTGCGCGAGGGCACGGGGGGGTCCGGAGCTCACAGGGGTGGTGACGGAGTAATTCGAGAGATTCTCTTTAGGGCTCCGATGACGTTGTCAGTACTGACGGAGCGGCGGGTTCACAATCCACCGGGTCTTGAGGGTGGACTACCCGGTGCCCGTGGAAAGAACACTTTGAAGAAGGCTGACGGTCGCGGCATTAACCTCGGGCCGAAGACGGCAGTTCCCGTTTGCCCTGGG GATATCTTCACCCTGGAAACACCAGGCGGCGGAGGCTACGGCGCGCCAAGTTCCAACGAGTTTTTAAATGGCGCCAAGAAGACTGCGACGGAAAAGTTTGTCGAACGTGGAAGCGTTTACGAGTACCGAAAGGTCCAAGAATCTGTCTAA
- the LOC124177277 gene encoding 5-oxoprolinase isoform X3, protein MTRGWKRVKGTTGEEFLVTKELNEQKLKKDLEGLKKKGIESLAVVLAHSYSYAEHEIRVGELASEIGFTEISLSHVVMPMARIVPRGFTAAADAYLTPHIKTYLQGFASGFKNNLEGVNVLFMQSDGGLTPMTSFNGSRAILSGPAGGVVGYAMTTYQKISDLPVIGFDMGGTSTDVSRYAGAFEHVYESTTAGVTIQAAQLDVNTVAAGGGSMLFFRSGLFEVGPQSAGAHPGPACYKKGGPLTVTDANLALGRLLPEYFPKIFGPKENEPLDEAVTVKAFKALTDDINTFLARQACSGTKTEVMSVEEVAMGFVRVANEAMCRPIRALTQAKGYDTSRHVLACFGGAGGQHACAIARSLGMGTVFVHKYAGILSAYGMALADVVEEVQEPSVEAYEEGEAFNRLDERFEAMTKKVRARLRDQGFPETSIFTEPFLHLRYEGTDCALMCTPKTGKSGTAQGDFLATFLERYQTEFGFTMPGRKVFVDDIRVRGVGKTVVSEESALPDSSGIPTPEKTTRVYFEGGYQDTNVYQLHALAPGHTLFGPAIIMDGLGTLLIEPNCSAVITSRGDTMIKIGAARRSEVTPELDAIQLSIFSHRFMSIAEQMGRILQRTAISTNIKERLDFSCAVFGPDGGLVSNAPHIPVHLGAMQETVQYQIKAFEGRFTPGDVILANHPSAGGSHLPDLTVITPVFHAGSENPVFFVASRGHHADIGGITPGSMPPNSTTLLQEGATFKSFLLVHKGIFREKELTEKLMEPGKIPGSSGTRNLADNLSDLRAQIAANHKGTLLVNELIDIYGLDVVQAYMGHIQNYAEVAVREMLKEVGLRTLQQTGATTLFAHDYLDDGSEIRLHVDIDVERGEALFDFTGTGYEVWGNCNAPRAITLSALIYCLRSIVGRDMPLNQGCLKPVRVIIPKGSLLDPSEDAAVVGGNVLTSQRVVDVVLAAFKACAASQGCMNNVTLGTKKWGYYETVAGGSGAGPTWDGRGGVHSHMTNTRITDPEILEQRYPLILKKFTLREGTGGSGAHRGGDGVIREILFRAPMTLSVLTERRVHNPPGLEGGLPGARGKNTLKKADGRGINLGPKTAVPVCPGDIFTLETPGGGGYGAPSSNEFLNGAKKTATEKFVERGSVYEYRKVQESV, encoded by the exons ATGACCAGAGGTTGGAAACGCGTCAAGGGTACCACAGGCGAAGAATTTCTGGTAACGAAAGAACTTAACGAGCAGAAGCTCAAGAAGGACCTcgaaggtttgaaaaaaaagggaatcGAAAGTCTGGCTGTGGTCTTGGCGCACAGTTATTC aTACGCTGAGCATGAGATTCGCGTCGGTGAGCTTGCCAGTGAAATAGGTTTCACTGAAATATCTCTTTCACACGTTGTGATGCCTATGGCCAGAATTGTTCCCCGCGGATTCACTGCCGCAGCCGATGCTTACCTCACTCCTCACATAAAGACTTACTTGCAG GGTTTCGCTTCTGgcttcaaaaataatttggaaGGAGTGAACGTCCTTTTTATGCAGAGTGACGGTGGACTGACACCGATGACGTC CTTTAACGGGTCTCGAGCAATTCTTTCCGGTCCAGCTGGCGGGGTTGTTGGATACGCAATGACGACGTACCAAAAAATAAGTGACCTTCCAGTGATCGGGTTCGACATGGGAGGGACGTCGACCGACGTCAGTCGATACGCTGGGGCCTTCGAACACGTCTACGAGAGCACCACTGCGGGAGTGACGATCCAGGCAGCGCAG CTAGACGTGAATACAGTGGCAGCTGGAGGTGGTTCGATGTTGTTTTTCAGATCGGGACTCTTTGAAGTCGGGCCACAAAGTGCTGGCGCTCACCCCGGGCCTGCCTGCTACAAGAAAGGCGGTCCGCTCACGGTTACCGATGCCAATTTGGCGCTGGGACGCCTGCTGCCGGAGTATTTCCCAAAGATCTTCGGGCCTAAAGAGAACGAGCCTCTTGACGAGGCTGTCACGGTGAAGGCATTCAAAGCCCTCACTGACGAC ATCAACACATTCCTGGCAAGGCAAGCCTGTTCCGGGACCAAAACTGAGGTTATGAGTGTTGAGGAGGTGGCGATGGGGTTTGTGAGGGTGGCAAACGAAGCGATGTGTCGTCCCATTCGGGCCCTCACCCAGGCCAAAGGCTACGATACATCGCGGCACGTTCTTGCCTGTTTCGGAGGTGCTGGAGGACAGCATGCTTGTGCCATAGCACGTTCCCTCGGTATGGGAACCGTTTTTGTTCACAAGTACGCTGGGATTTTATCCGCCTACGGAATGGCGCTGGCTGATGTGGTCGAGGAGGTCCAAGAACCCAGCGTTGAGGCGTATGAGGAAG GGGAGGCCTTCAATCGATTGGACGAGCGATTCGAAGCTATGACGAAGAAGGTACGAGCACGACTAAGAGACCAAGGATTCCCGGAGACTTCCATTTTCACCGAGCCCTTCCTACACCTACGGTACGAAGGCACAGATTGTGCCCTCATGTGCACCCCGAAGACTGGGAAATCGGGAACAGCTCAGGGTGATTTTCTAGCTACATTTCTTGAGAG gTATCAGACAGAGTTCGGTTTTACGATGCCTGGTCGAAAGGTGTTCGTCGATGATATTAGAGTCCGTGGAGTGGGCAAAACAGTTGTTTCCGAAGAGTCAGCCCTACCGGATTCGTCTGGAATTCCTACGCCGGAAAAG ACTACCCGAGTGTACTTCGAGGGTGGGTATCAAGACACCAACGTCTATCAGCTGCACGCTCTGGCACCCGGACACACTCTTTTTGGTCCCGCCATTATCATGGATGGCCTTGGTACTCTACTGATCGAACCGAATTGCTCGGCGGTCATTACGTCGCGCGGAGACACGATGATCAAGATTGGAGCTGCTCGTCGCAGCGAAGTTACACCAGAGCTAGATGCGATTCAGTTGAGTATTTTCTCCCACCGTTTTATGAGCATCGCTGAGCAAATGGGAAG GATACTTCAGAGAACTGCGATATCGACGAACATCAAGGAACGTCTCGATTTTTCTTGTGCGGTATTCGGTCCGGATGGTGGTCTCGTCTCCAACGCTCCTCACATTCCAGTGCATCTTGGTGCTATGCAAGAGACTGTTCAATATCAG ATAAAGGCGTTCGAGGGTCGCTTCACTCCCGGTGACGTGATCCTGGCCAATCATCCATCCGCCGGTGGTTCTCATCTTCCAGATCTCACAGTCATCACGCCTGTCTTTCACGC CGGCTCAGAGAATCCAGTATTTTTTGTAGCAAGTCGGGGTCATCACGCTGACATCGGAGGAATAACGCCCGGTTCGATGCCACCAAATTCTACTACTCTTCTTCAG GAAGGTGCGACCTTTAAAAGTTTCTTGCTAGTTCACAAGGGGATCTTCAGAGAAAAGGAGTTGACTGAGAAACTGATGGAGCCTGGAAAGATTCCAGGCAGTTCAGGAACTCGGAACTTGGCTGACAATCTCAGTGATCTGAGGGCACAGATTGCAGCCAATCACAAG GGTACGCTTCTCGTAAACGAACTCATTGACATTTATGGGCTAGACGTGGTCCAGGCGTACATGGGGCACATTCAGAACTACGCCGAAGTCGCGGTTCGGGAAATGTTGAAGGAGGTCGGACTGAGGACACTACAGCAAACAGGAGCCACGACGCTCTTCGCCCATGACTATCTCGACGACGGTAGCGAGATACGACTCCACGTTGATATAGATGTGGAGCGTGGCGAGGCGCTCTTCGATTTCAC TGGAACGGGTTACGAAGTATGGGGAAACTGCAACGCTCCACGAGCTATCACTCTCTCAGCGTTGATATACTGTTTGCGGAGTATCGTTGGACGAGACATGCCGCTGAATCAG GGCTGTCTGAAACCGGTACGAGTTATCATCCCCAAGGGGTCCTTGCTCGATCCTTCCGAGGACGCGGCGGTAGTTGGTGGGAACGTCCTGACATCCCAACGCGTTGTCGACGTTGTACTCGCCGCCTTTAAGGCCTGCGCTGCCTCTCAGGGTTGCATGAACAACGTCACACTTGGGACCAAGAAATGGGGCTATTACGAAACCGTAGCTGGCGGCAGTGGAGCG GGGCCGACTTGGGATGGCCGAGGCGGAGTTCACTCGCACATGACGAACACGCGAATCACAGACCCGGAGATTTTGGAGCAGCGGTACCCGCTTATCCTGAAGAAATTCACTTTGCGCGAGGGCACGGGGGGGTCCGGAGCTCACAGGGGTGGTGACGGAGTAATTCGAGAGATTCTCTTTAGGGCTCCGATGACGTTGTCAGTACTGACGGAGCGGCGGGTTCACAATCCACCGGGTCTTGAGGGTGGACTACCCGGTGCCCGTGGAAAGAACACTTTGAAGAAGGCTGACGGTCGCGGCATTAACCTCGGGCCGAAGACGGCAGTTCCCGTTTGCCCTGGG GATATCTTCACCCTGGAAACACCAGGCGGCGGAGGCTACGGCGCGCCAAGTTCCAACGAGTTTTTAAATGGCGCCAAGAAGACTGCGACGGAAAAGTTTGTCGAACGTGGAAGCGTTTACGAGTACCGAAAGGTCCAAGAATCTGTCTAA